Proteins encoded together in one Amblyomma americanum isolate KBUSLIRL-KWMA chromosome 1, ASM5285725v1, whole genome shotgun sequence window:
- the LOC144107514 gene encoding uncharacterized protein LOC144107514: MPCAFQDLVFLLQEHVASVVLVFKNLQLYYDDPHKVRFEDRRRRHLNRRLTATMKRLSGVHVLNPEHRFLDASDEPMLSLFAADRYHVARRRGIDLCSFAVASPG; this comes from the exons atgccttgcgcattccaggacctcgttttcctgctgcaggagcacgtggctagtgtcgtgctggtgttcaaaaatTTGCAACTctattacgacgacccacataaggtgcggtttgaggaccgccggcgtcgccatctgaaccgtcgtctgacagccacgatgaagcgcttgtcgggcgtgcacgttctcaatcccgag catcgtttcctggatgcttctgacgagccgatgctgtccttatttgccgcggaccgataccacgtggcgagacgccggggcatcgacctttgttcctttgcagtggcaagtccagggtaa